The following proteins are encoded in a genomic region of Nymphalis io chromosome 16, ilAglIoxx1.1, whole genome shotgun sequence:
- the LOC126774235 gene encoding peroxisomal membrane protein PMP34, giving the protein MSSLLSYETLVHAVAGATGSVVGMAAFYPLDTLRSRIQVDDSIKLHGSSLELLIKLAHKEGIISLYRGLYPVLQSLSVSNFVYFYTFHALRRAATNNTSALRDLMFGMLAGSVNVLLTSPLWVVNTRMKLGKNSYSNLLNGLYIVFKEEGFKGLWSGTVPSLLLVSNPAIQFMVYESLKRKLVSKGYFDSYTAFLFGAIAKAIATTLTYPLQLIQSRLRAGTSVKPLLKNMKSKPLTMFRGLEAKLLQTVMTAALMFLIYEKVVRLVLTIMRVKLTKH; this is encoded by the exons ATGTCGTCATTATTAAGTTATGAGACGCTTGTTCACGCGGTGGCTGGAGCTacg GGCAGTGTTGTTGGAATGGCTGCATTTTACCCTTTAGATACATTGAGATCAAGGATACAAG TTGACGATTCTATTAAACTACATGGCTCATCGCTAGAGCTTTTGATTAAATTAGCTCATAAAGAGggtattatttctttgtatcgTGGATTATATCCTGTATTACAATCTCTGTCTGTATcaaattttgtttacttttatacatTCCATGCATTAAGACGAGCTGCCACGAATAATACTTCAGCACTAAGAGATTTAATGTTTGGAATGTTAGCTGGTAGTGTCAATGTTCTTCTTACCTCTCCTCTTTGGGTCGTAAACACCAGGATGAAGCTTGGAAAAAACTCTTATTCAAATCTTCTTAACGGTCTTTACATTGTTTTTAAGGAAGAAGGTTTTAAGGGTTTATGGTCAGGTACTGTTCCATCTCTGTTATTAGTTTCAAATCCAGCTATTCAGTTTATGGTATATGAATCTTTGAAAAGAAAGTTAGTATCTAAAGGATATTTTGATTCTTATACTGCATTTTTATTTGGTGCCATAGCTAAAGCAATTGCAACAACTCTAACATATCCCTTGCAGCTCATACAATCAAGACTTAGAGCTGGTACTAGTGTGAAACCTTTGCTCAAAAATATGAAATCAAAACCCCTGACAATGTTCCGTGGTTTGGAAGCAAAGTTATTGCAAACTGTTATGACTGCAGctttgatgtttttaatttatgagaAAGTTGTTCGTTTAGTTTTAACTATAATGAGAGTGAAActaacaaaacattaa
- the LOC126774161 gene encoding WASH complex subunit 5 isoform X1, which translates to MIWSLKYNQKIFRAKITYSEVKNKMRAFLAEDNICAQNLLKLVSHGNAILAEILRLKDHIPKVFLFDTKEIQQQYQDVIMDFSYFKISEAQEKKINVNNKLQDLDDDLKEKYLELITRFYLLFDNIYQYIIDLNTFVEQLHDGAFIQQTIETVMRDIEGKQLLCESLYLYGAMLLLCDLYINGCVRERLLVAFYRYSTNQSQSNIDDVCKLLRETGYNQNQSRRPSDYPVEYFSRVPINHDFIEKVVGKLRSEDIYNQLAVYTIPEHQSSALATQASMLVVCLFFTPHYLHNDTTKMREIVDKFFPCNWITPIYMGVTMNIIDYWENFKAAKNSLNNTCNAKIVKEIYSKRGDAVHLLINKTHLLLKEGTLSDDFVLDNIGKIINVILNCNHVLRWLLLHNSDVIYFDNNKKSKLLKDVVIKESNYDPLKLLELLISTAELELKIREALKNVLASRSENWNKNKSLALEAITNLSQLFSGANPYTKVTENEQLKIWFEKIAKQISSLNEPITSKTVKSVTQLIQVLDNVEEFHGIKSTSTVVQFLSESKEALKNVLRAASLKEDALVTLETVADFSYAWCTIDLYTKYMQDSIKENPSVTSRLRALFLKLASAMEIPLLRINQAQSDDLISVSQYYSSELIKYIQKVLQIIPEMVFNIVEKIIDLQTWTIKEVPTRIEKEKLREYAQLDHRMEVAKLTHSASTFTTGILDMRSTLVGVIRVDPAQLLEEGLLKELDGHITKKIFEFVEPQVKKSNNLVSRLQKLEESMDGYKRSLEYIQDYINIHGLRIWQKQVSAIINQSVGKEISIRKGVTLYGPSAGFMGSLARQIAQLADARVCVYINICAAWFDVKNHSEVINTKTFTQLNNAIGVVGLHGLDILYGYMIKNQLQNVQSIFRSSNDKLSMSNFDMKDLDQMITKGHKIYQQLSDIIILIGTLQLLRKHIAFQLNTSCKFDSAHLEASLRTINESLLNEIKNNSKIDSQTMPVALMRNVEQYLIRCGINEPFEKIYVKNAHELVNSDMGRIMAIVLIAQLHKLQLCLNTGDLITKKSGENIDGYPLLVGIYTLLRQSKTENVEIFIDFLCKTAKTTTILKLKSGEPITDGFLIVRILQLFCETFNYSFDKLEDKLPMVLLTHAPPK; encoded by the exons ATGATTtggtcattaaaatataatcaaaagatATTCCGTGCAAAGATTACCTAT TCAGAAGTCAAGAATAAAATGAGAGCATTTTTGGCAGAAGATAATATTTGTGCCCAAAATTTACTCAAATTAGTGTCTCACGGAAATGCTATTTTAGCTGAAATATTAAGACTTAAAGATCACATACCAAAGGTTTTTCT attTGACACTAAGGAAATTCAGCAGCAATATCAGGATGTCATCATGGACTTCAGTTACTTTAAGATCTCTGAAGCacaggaaaaaaaaattaatgttaataat aAACTACAAGACTTGGATGATGatcttaaagaaaaatatttagaattaatcACTCGCTTTTATCTACTTTTCGATAATATCTACCAGTACATTATTGATCTTAATACTTTTGTAGAACAATTACATGATGGAGCTTTTATTCAACAAACCATTGAGACAGTAATGAGAGACATAGAAGGAAAACAACTTTTG TGCGAGTCCTTATATCTGTATGGAGCTATGCTCCTTTTATGTGACCTATATATTAATGGATGTGTGCGGGAAAGGTTATTAGTTGCATTTTATCGCTACAGTACAAATCAATCACAATCTAATATTGATGATGTTTGTAAATTATTGAGGGAAACTGGCTATAATCAAAATCAGTCCCGAAGACCATCTGACTATCCAGTTGAATATTTTAG CCGTGTTCCAATTAATCATGATTTTATTGAGAAAGTTGTTGGTAAATTAAGATCTGAAGATATATATAACCAGCTTGCTGTGTATACTATTCCGGAGCATCAATCTTCCGCTCTTGCCACACAAGCCAGTATGCTTGTAGTATGCTTATTTTTCACACCACATTATTTACACAATGATACTACGAAGATGAGAGAAATTGTTGATAAATTTTTCCCCTGCAATTGGATCACGCCAATTTATATGGGTGTCACCATGAACATAATTGATTATTGGGAAAACTTTAAGGCAGCCAAGAATTCACTAAATAATACCTGTAATGCAAAAattgttaaagaaatatattcgaAAAGAGGTGATGCAGTCCacttgcttattaataaaactcatcTTTTATTAAAAGAGGGTACATTAAGTGATGATTTTGTTCTAGACAATAtaggtaaaattattaatgttattttaaattgtaatcacGTCTTGCGCTGGTTGCTACTACATAATAgcgatgttatatattttgataataataaaaagagcaAATTGCTAAAAGATGTGGTTATAAAGGAATCAAATTATGATCCATTGAAACTACTGGAATTACTTATAAGTACAGCAGAGCTGGAATTAAAGATTAGAGAGGCTCTGAAAAATGTACTAGCATCGAGAAGTGAAAAttggaacaaaaataaaagtctGGCTTTAGAAGCGATAACTAATTTATCGCAGTTATTTTCTGGAGCTAATCCTTATACAAAAGTTACTGAAAATGAACAACTGAAAATTTGGTTCGAAAAAATTGCAAAACAGATTTCATCTTTAAATGAACCCATCACATCCAAAACTGTGAAAAGTGTAACCCAACTCATACAAGTTCTAGATAATGTTGAAGAATTTCACGGTATAAAGAGCACTTCGACTGTTGTTCAATTTCTTTCTGAAAGCAAAGAAGCgttaaaaaatgtcttaagAGCAGCCTCTTTGAAAGAAGATGCTCTAGTTACATTGGAAACTGTAGCAGATTTTAGTTATGCTTGGTGTACAATTGACTTATATACGAAATATATGCAAGACAGCATCAAAGAGAATCCCTCAGTTACGAGTCGACTTCGAGCGCTATTCCTTAAATTGGCAAGTGCTATGGAAATACCATTATTGCGAATAAATCAAGCACAAAGCGACGACTTAATATCCGTATCACAATATTACAGCAGTgagctaataaaatatatccaaaAAGTGTTACAAATCATTCCTGAAATGGTTTTCAACATTGTCGAGAAAATAATTGATTTGCAAACTTGGACAATTAAGGAAGTGCCGACAAGAATAGAAAAGGAAAAATTAAGGGAATATGCACAATTAGACCACAGAATGGAGGTCGCTAAACTAACTCATTCAGCATCAACATTCACAACCG gAATTCTAGATATGAGATCCACGTTAGTTGGCGTTATAAGAGTAGATCCAGCACAGTTATTAGAAGAAGGATTGTTGAAAGAATTAGATGGGCACATCAccaaaaaaatctttgaatttGTCGAGccacaagtaaaaaaaagtaataacttaGTTTCTAGACTTCAAAAGTTAGAAGAAAGCATGGACGGTTACAAGAGATCCCTTGAGTATATTCAAgattacattaatattcatGGTCTGAGAATTTGGCAAAAACAG GTGTCCGCTATTATAAATCAAAGTGTAGGAAAGGAAATAAGCATTCGAAAAGGAGTTACACTATATGGACCATCAGCTGGCTTCATGGGAAGCCTCGCCCGTCAAATAGCACAATTAGCAGATGCAAG AGTTtgcgtttatataaatatttgcgcCGCCTGGTTCGACGTCAAGAACCATAGCGAGGTGATAAACACGAAAACCTTCACACAACTAAATAATGCTATTGGAGTAGTTGGATTGCATGGATTAGATATTTTATACGGATATATGATTAAGAATCAGTTACAAAATGTTCAAAGTATATTCAGGAGTTCTAATGACAAACTTTCAATGAGCAACTTTGATATGAAGGACCTGGATCAAATGATCAcaaagggacataaaatatatcAGCAGCTGTCTGATATCATAATTCTCATAGGAACACTACAGCTGCTCAGGAAACACATCGCTTTTCAGTTAAACACCAGCTGTAAATTTGACTCTGCACATTTGGAAGCCTCCTTGCGGACTATAAATGA GTCACTGTTAAATGAGatcaaaaataatagtaaaatcgaTTCGCAAACAATGCCAGTAGCGCTTATGCGAAATGtagaacaatatttaattcGGTGTGGGATAAACGAGCCTTTTGAGAAAATATACGTGAAAAATGCTCACGAGCTCGTTAACTCGGACATGGGGCGTATAATGGCGATTGTTTTGATTGCACAATtgcataaattacaattatgtttaaacacag GAGATTTAATCACAAAAAAATCTGGAGAAAATATAGACGGTTATCCACTTTTGGTGggaatttatactttattacgCCAATCCAAGACAGAAAATGttgaaatttttattgatttcctGTGTAAAACAGCTAAGACTACGACTATTTTAAA GTTGAAATCTGGGGAACCTATAACGGATGGATTTCTTATTGTaagaatattacaattattttgcgAAACATTTAATTACTCCTTTGATAAATTGGAAGATAAGCTACCAATGGTTTTGTTGACTCACGCCCCACCAAAATGA
- the LOC126774232 gene encoding leukocyte receptor cluster member 1 homolog, with the protein MNILPKKRWHVRTKENIARVRKDEAEAAEKERQEQLRIENANREARLNVLKNKSKQKLLEFDIQPQTVEQVPATQEHINLFADLEHAIQTTNKEHDKEIKEKNEEYEKKIGYLTYLGQDTNEALGKKNWYNVIPESTRFSRSSDIKDTYEKLMLKDKDGKIKEKLKDEKDGEIAWSAKQQLDPMNSFKSFCHNSKNKDIFKKKLDNKKKNQKSKHKNKDDLKKKLQKLREARLKREQQEKYRTEMFLSKLNGTAPEKEKDEKIPKIKPKYNSQFNPEIARQNYQ; encoded by the exons atgaacattCTCCCTAAGAAAAG atGGCACGTAAGGACAAAGGAAAATATTGCTCGAGTCAGAAAAGATGAAGCAGAAGCTGCAGAAAAAGAAAGACAAGAACAGTTAAGGATTGAGAATGCAAACCGTGAAGCTCgacttaatgtattaaaaaataaaagtaaacaaaagtTATTAGAATTTGATATTCAACCTCAAACTGTTGAACAGGTCCCCGCCACCCAAGAACACATCAATTTATTTGCAGACCTTGAGCATGCTATTCAAACAACCAACAAAGAACATGATAAGGAAATTAAGGAGAAAAATGAAGaatatgaaaagaaaattgggtatttaacatatttaggACAAGATACAAATGAAGCTTTAGGCAAGAAGAATTGGTACAATGTGATCCCAGAATCAACACGATTTTCACGATCTAGTGACATAAAAGATACATATGAAAAACTAATGCTAAAAGATAAAGATGGTAAAATCAAAGAAAAGTTAAAAGATGAAAAAGATGGAGAAATAGCATGGAGTGCAAAACAACAGTTAGATCCTATGAATTCATTCAAGTCATTCTGtcataattcaaaaaataaggatatatttaaaaaaaagttagataataaaaagaaaaatcaaaaatcaaagcaTAAGAATaaagacgatttaaaaaagaaattacaaaaattacgAGAAGCAAGGCTAAAGCGCGAACAGCAAGAGAAATATAGAACGGAAATGTTTTTATCCAAGCTCAATGGCACTGCCCCAGAAAAAGAGAAAGATGAGAAAATCCCaaaaataaaacctaaataTAATTCACAATTTAATCCAGAAATCGCTAgacaaaattatcaataa
- the LOC126774161 gene encoding WASH complex subunit 5 isoform X2 codes for MRAFLAEDNICAQNLLKLVSHGNAILAEILRLKDHIPKVFLFDTKEIQQQYQDVIMDFSYFKISEAQEKKINVNNKLQDLDDDLKEKYLELITRFYLLFDNIYQYIIDLNTFVEQLHDGAFIQQTIETVMRDIEGKQLLCESLYLYGAMLLLCDLYINGCVRERLLVAFYRYSTNQSQSNIDDVCKLLRETGYNQNQSRRPSDYPVEYFSRVPINHDFIEKVVGKLRSEDIYNQLAVYTIPEHQSSALATQASMLVVCLFFTPHYLHNDTTKMREIVDKFFPCNWITPIYMGVTMNIIDYWENFKAAKNSLNNTCNAKIVKEIYSKRGDAVHLLINKTHLLLKEGTLSDDFVLDNIGKIINVILNCNHVLRWLLLHNSDVIYFDNNKKSKLLKDVVIKESNYDPLKLLELLISTAELELKIREALKNVLASRSENWNKNKSLALEAITNLSQLFSGANPYTKVTENEQLKIWFEKIAKQISSLNEPITSKTVKSVTQLIQVLDNVEEFHGIKSTSTVVQFLSESKEALKNVLRAASLKEDALVTLETVADFSYAWCTIDLYTKYMQDSIKENPSVTSRLRALFLKLASAMEIPLLRINQAQSDDLISVSQYYSSELIKYIQKVLQIIPEMVFNIVEKIIDLQTWTIKEVPTRIEKEKLREYAQLDHRMEVAKLTHSASTFTTGILDMRSTLVGVIRVDPAQLLEEGLLKELDGHITKKIFEFVEPQVKKSNNLVSRLQKLEESMDGYKRSLEYIQDYINIHGLRIWQKQVSAIINQSVGKEISIRKGVTLYGPSAGFMGSLARQIAQLADARVCVYINICAAWFDVKNHSEVINTKTFTQLNNAIGVVGLHGLDILYGYMIKNQLQNVQSIFRSSNDKLSMSNFDMKDLDQMITKGHKIYQQLSDIIILIGTLQLLRKHIAFQLNTSCKFDSAHLEASLRTINESLLNEIKNNSKIDSQTMPVALMRNVEQYLIRCGINEPFEKIYVKNAHELVNSDMGRIMAIVLIAQLHKLQLCLNTGDLITKKSGENIDGYPLLVGIYTLLRQSKTENVEIFIDFLCKTAKTTTILKLKSGEPITDGFLIVRILQLFCETFNYSFDKLEDKLPMVLLTHAPPK; via the exons ATGAGAGCATTTTTGGCAGAAGATAATATTTGTGCCCAAAATTTACTCAAATTAGTGTCTCACGGAAATGCTATTTTAGCTGAAATATTAAGACTTAAAGATCACATACCAAAGGTTTTTCT attTGACACTAAGGAAATTCAGCAGCAATATCAGGATGTCATCATGGACTTCAGTTACTTTAAGATCTCTGAAGCacaggaaaaaaaaattaatgttaataat aAACTACAAGACTTGGATGATGatcttaaagaaaaatatttagaattaatcACTCGCTTTTATCTACTTTTCGATAATATCTACCAGTACATTATTGATCTTAATACTTTTGTAGAACAATTACATGATGGAGCTTTTATTCAACAAACCATTGAGACAGTAATGAGAGACATAGAAGGAAAACAACTTTTG TGCGAGTCCTTATATCTGTATGGAGCTATGCTCCTTTTATGTGACCTATATATTAATGGATGTGTGCGGGAAAGGTTATTAGTTGCATTTTATCGCTACAGTACAAATCAATCACAATCTAATATTGATGATGTTTGTAAATTATTGAGGGAAACTGGCTATAATCAAAATCAGTCCCGAAGACCATCTGACTATCCAGTTGAATATTTTAG CCGTGTTCCAATTAATCATGATTTTATTGAGAAAGTTGTTGGTAAATTAAGATCTGAAGATATATATAACCAGCTTGCTGTGTATACTATTCCGGAGCATCAATCTTCCGCTCTTGCCACACAAGCCAGTATGCTTGTAGTATGCTTATTTTTCACACCACATTATTTACACAATGATACTACGAAGATGAGAGAAATTGTTGATAAATTTTTCCCCTGCAATTGGATCACGCCAATTTATATGGGTGTCACCATGAACATAATTGATTATTGGGAAAACTTTAAGGCAGCCAAGAATTCACTAAATAATACCTGTAATGCAAAAattgttaaagaaatatattcgaAAAGAGGTGATGCAGTCCacttgcttattaataaaactcatcTTTTATTAAAAGAGGGTACATTAAGTGATGATTTTGTTCTAGACAATAtaggtaaaattattaatgttattttaaattgtaatcacGTCTTGCGCTGGTTGCTACTACATAATAgcgatgttatatattttgataataataaaaagagcaAATTGCTAAAAGATGTGGTTATAAAGGAATCAAATTATGATCCATTGAAACTACTGGAATTACTTATAAGTACAGCAGAGCTGGAATTAAAGATTAGAGAGGCTCTGAAAAATGTACTAGCATCGAGAAGTGAAAAttggaacaaaaataaaagtctGGCTTTAGAAGCGATAACTAATTTATCGCAGTTATTTTCTGGAGCTAATCCTTATACAAAAGTTACTGAAAATGAACAACTGAAAATTTGGTTCGAAAAAATTGCAAAACAGATTTCATCTTTAAATGAACCCATCACATCCAAAACTGTGAAAAGTGTAACCCAACTCATACAAGTTCTAGATAATGTTGAAGAATTTCACGGTATAAAGAGCACTTCGACTGTTGTTCAATTTCTTTCTGAAAGCAAAGAAGCgttaaaaaatgtcttaagAGCAGCCTCTTTGAAAGAAGATGCTCTAGTTACATTGGAAACTGTAGCAGATTTTAGTTATGCTTGGTGTACAATTGACTTATATACGAAATATATGCAAGACAGCATCAAAGAGAATCCCTCAGTTACGAGTCGACTTCGAGCGCTATTCCTTAAATTGGCAAGTGCTATGGAAATACCATTATTGCGAATAAATCAAGCACAAAGCGACGACTTAATATCCGTATCACAATATTACAGCAGTgagctaataaaatatatccaaaAAGTGTTACAAATCATTCCTGAAATGGTTTTCAACATTGTCGAGAAAATAATTGATTTGCAAACTTGGACAATTAAGGAAGTGCCGACAAGAATAGAAAAGGAAAAATTAAGGGAATATGCACAATTAGACCACAGAATGGAGGTCGCTAAACTAACTCATTCAGCATCAACATTCACAACCG gAATTCTAGATATGAGATCCACGTTAGTTGGCGTTATAAGAGTAGATCCAGCACAGTTATTAGAAGAAGGATTGTTGAAAGAATTAGATGGGCACATCAccaaaaaaatctttgaatttGTCGAGccacaagtaaaaaaaagtaataacttaGTTTCTAGACTTCAAAAGTTAGAAGAAAGCATGGACGGTTACAAGAGATCCCTTGAGTATATTCAAgattacattaatattcatGGTCTGAGAATTTGGCAAAAACAG GTGTCCGCTATTATAAATCAAAGTGTAGGAAAGGAAATAAGCATTCGAAAAGGAGTTACACTATATGGACCATCAGCTGGCTTCATGGGAAGCCTCGCCCGTCAAATAGCACAATTAGCAGATGCAAG AGTTtgcgtttatataaatatttgcgcCGCCTGGTTCGACGTCAAGAACCATAGCGAGGTGATAAACACGAAAACCTTCACACAACTAAATAATGCTATTGGAGTAGTTGGATTGCATGGATTAGATATTTTATACGGATATATGATTAAGAATCAGTTACAAAATGTTCAAAGTATATTCAGGAGTTCTAATGACAAACTTTCAATGAGCAACTTTGATATGAAGGACCTGGATCAAATGATCAcaaagggacataaaatatatcAGCAGCTGTCTGATATCATAATTCTCATAGGAACACTACAGCTGCTCAGGAAACACATCGCTTTTCAGTTAAACACCAGCTGTAAATTTGACTCTGCACATTTGGAAGCCTCCTTGCGGACTATAAATGA GTCACTGTTAAATGAGatcaaaaataatagtaaaatcgaTTCGCAAACAATGCCAGTAGCGCTTATGCGAAATGtagaacaatatttaattcGGTGTGGGATAAACGAGCCTTTTGAGAAAATATACGTGAAAAATGCTCACGAGCTCGTTAACTCGGACATGGGGCGTATAATGGCGATTGTTTTGATTGCACAATtgcataaattacaattatgtttaaacacag GAGATTTAATCACAAAAAAATCTGGAGAAAATATAGACGGTTATCCACTTTTGGTGggaatttatactttattacgCCAATCCAAGACAGAAAATGttgaaatttttattgatttcctGTGTAAAACAGCTAAGACTACGACTATTTTAAA GTTGAAATCTGGGGAACCTATAACGGATGGATTTCTTATTGTaagaatattacaattattttgcgAAACATTTAATTACTCCTTTGATAAATTGGAAGATAAGCTACCAATGGTTTTGTTGACTCACGCCCCACCAAAATGA